The following proteins are co-located in the Robbsia betulipollinis genome:
- a CDS encoding MGH1-like glycoside hydrolase domain-containing protein: MSVPSQNVLDTAEGRRLHAASPGPWRRWGPYLSERQWGTVREDYSPGGTAWDSFPHEHARSRAYRWGEDGIAGFGDEHLNWCLSLGLWNGKDHILKERLFGLTNEQGNHGEDVKELYFFLDGTPTHSYMRMLYKYPQAAFPYADLVDENRRRSNELPEYEILDTGVFDDEAYFDVTIEYAKAGSDDLLMRVTVENRSPHPALLHLLPQFWARNTWSWDTSRSKPELRLTDGAVVARNPELPHQYRWSAQGDAPQEWLFCENETNIERLFGSKGDGPYKDGFNDYLVDGRPEAIRRDKGSKAGAHWRLEMAGGGRRTIGMRLRRVSQDAQAAEDFDAVFVKRRAEADEYYTALQQDLDDDDARLIQRQAMAGMLWSKQFYHFDVKRWLNGDAAQPTPPASRLHGRNADWRHLSNADIISMPDTWEYPWYASWDLAFQAVAFALIDPDFAKKQLILLTQDRFMHPNGQLPAYEWAFGDANPPVHAWAVWQVYQMDAKLTGKFDRVFLERAFHKLLLNFGWWVNRKDAEGRNLFQGGFLGLDNIQIFDRSAPLPTGGRIDQSDGTAWMAAYALDLMSIGLELAADNEAYVDISVKFFEHFLYISGAINGADEAGASLWDEQDEFFYDALKLPDGTSVPLKVRSIVGLSPLFAVHVLDSAAVGKLPRLEERLRWFLRHRPDLAQLVSRWYEPGKGNTMLLSLLRGHRMKRLLTRMLDEAEFLSDYGVRSLSRYHEHSPFKLDHNGESFGIEYTPAESVSRTFGGNSNWRGPIWMPVNYLLIESLQEFHRYYGDEFRVEYPTGSGTMLSLSEIADALSERLCALFRKDRNGLRPVMAAYPLLAVDPRSADLVLFHEYFHGDNGRGLGAAHQTGWTSLVALLLKNKPRRSEDQKASGDAK, translated from the coding sequence ATGTCCGTGCCTTCGCAAAACGTCCTCGATACGGCCGAAGGCCGCCGTCTGCATGCGGCGTCTCCCGGTCCCTGGCGCCGTTGGGGGCCGTATCTCAGCGAGCGGCAATGGGGCACCGTACGCGAGGACTACAGCCCGGGCGGCACCGCCTGGGACAGCTTCCCGCACGAGCATGCGCGCAGCCGCGCGTACCGCTGGGGCGAGGATGGCATTGCCGGTTTCGGGGACGAGCACCTGAACTGGTGCCTGAGCCTGGGTCTGTGGAACGGCAAGGATCACATCCTGAAGGAACGGCTGTTCGGCCTGACCAACGAGCAGGGCAACCACGGCGAGGACGTCAAGGAACTGTATTTCTTCCTCGACGGCACGCCGACCCACTCGTACATGCGCATGCTCTACAAGTATCCGCAGGCCGCCTTTCCCTACGCGGATCTGGTCGACGAGAACCGTCGCCGCTCGAACGAACTCCCCGAATACGAAATTCTCGACACCGGCGTGTTCGACGACGAGGCCTACTTCGACGTGACGATCGAATACGCGAAAGCGGGCTCGGACGATCTGCTGATGCGGGTAACGGTGGAAAATCGCAGTCCGCACCCGGCGCTGTTGCATCTGCTGCCGCAATTCTGGGCCCGCAACACCTGGTCCTGGGACACCAGCCGCAGCAAGCCGGAATTGCGGCTCACCGACGGCGCCGTGGTCGCGCGCAACCCGGAACTGCCGCATCAATATCGCTGGAGCGCCCAGGGCGACGCGCCGCAGGAATGGCTGTTCTGCGAGAACGAAACCAACATCGAACGGCTCTTCGGCTCCAAGGGCGATGGCCCCTACAAGGACGGCTTCAACGACTACCTGGTGGACGGCAGGCCGGAGGCGATCCGGCGCGACAAGGGCAGCAAGGCGGGCGCGCACTGGCGCCTGGAAATGGCGGGCGGCGGGCGGCGCACGATCGGCATGCGCCTGCGCCGTGTCAGCCAGGACGCCCAGGCCGCAGAGGATTTCGATGCGGTCTTCGTGAAACGGCGCGCCGAAGCCGACGAATACTACACCGCGCTGCAGCAGGATCTCGACGACGACGACGCGCGCCTGATACAGCGCCAGGCGATGGCCGGCATGCTCTGGTCGAAGCAGTTCTATCATTTCGACGTCAAGCGCTGGCTGAACGGCGATGCCGCGCAACCCACGCCGCCGGCCTCCCGGCTGCACGGGCGCAACGCGGACTGGCGGCATCTGTCGAACGCCGACATCATCTCGATGCCCGATACCTGGGAGTACCCGTGGTACGCGTCCTGGGACCTCGCCTTCCAGGCGGTCGCTTTCGCGCTGATCGACCCGGACTTCGCGAAGAAGCAGTTGATCCTGCTGACGCAGGACCGCTTCATGCACCCGAACGGGCAATTGCCGGCCTACGAGTGGGCGTTCGGCGACGCGAACCCCCCGGTGCATGCGTGGGCGGTATGGCAGGTCTATCAGATGGACGCCAAACTCACCGGCAAGTTCGACCGGGTGTTTCTCGAACGGGCCTTTCACAAGCTGCTGCTGAACTTCGGCTGGTGGGTCAACCGCAAGGACGCCGAGGGCCGCAATCTGTTCCAGGGCGGCTTCCTGGGGCTGGACAACATCCAGATCTTCGACCGCTCCGCGCCGCTGCCCACTGGCGGGCGCATCGACCAGTCGGACGGCACCGCGTGGATGGCGGCCTACGCGCTCGACCTGATGAGCATCGGCCTGGAACTGGCGGCGGACAATGAAGCGTACGTCGATATTTCCGTGAAGTTCTTCGAGCATTTCCTCTACATCTCGGGCGCGATCAATGGCGCCGACGAGGCTGGCGCAAGCCTGTGGGACGAGCAGGACGAGTTCTTCTACGATGCGCTGAAGCTGCCCGACGGCACGTCCGTGCCGTTGAAAGTGCGCTCGATCGTCGGCCTCAGCCCCTTGTTCGCCGTGCATGTGCTCGACAGCGCCGCGGTGGGCAAGCTGCCGCGGCTCGAGGAACGCCTGCGCTGGTTCCTGCGCCACCGGCCCGACCTCGCGCAACTGGTTTCGCGCTGGTACGAGCCCGGCAAGGGCAATACGATGCTGTTGTCCCTGCTGCGCGGCCACCGGATGAAACGCCTGCTCACGCGCATGCTGGACGAGGCCGAGTTCCTCTCCGACTATGGCGTGCGATCCCTGTCGCGCTACCACGAGCACTCTCCCTTCAAGCTCGATCACAACGGCGAGAGCTTCGGCATCGAGTACACGCCCGCGGAGTCCGTGTCACGCACCTTCGGCGGCAACTCGAACTGGCGCGGCCCGATCTGGATGCCGGTGAACTATCTGCTGATCGAATCGCTGCAGGAATTCCACCGCTATTACGGCGACGAGTTCCGCGTCGAATACCCCACCGGGTCCGGCACCATGCTGTCGTTGAGCGAAATCGCCGATGCGCTGTCGGAGCGGCTGTGCGCGCTGTTTCGCAAGGACAGGAATGGTTTGCGGCCCGTCATGGCGGCATACCCGCTGCTCGCCGTCGATCCCCGCTCGGCGGATCTGGTGCTGTTCCACGAGTACTTCCATGGCGACAACGGCCGCGGATTGGGCGCCGCACATCAAACCGGGTGGACCAGCCTCGTTGCGCTGTTGCTGAAAAACAAGCCCCGTCGGTCCGAAGATCAAAAAGCGTCCGGCGACGCGAAGTAA
- a CDS encoding tetratricopeptide repeat protein — translation MSPDLCGLPFPLPDARAGAAPFVAFCEAMAAASDDAGSDGATRSLPDGFSLRTLATLRRLAHERAAQGHADEAFGLFKTVTACLAPGDALALIRVEHAFTLAHFALHEQALAVFDAAIAVTAARNWRMAALAGKAMCLVAVTRSEDALALLDRHADLPRAERHAGALALWGLARTRVFLGLHRPLDAMDAVTEVLQRAPWDTAALLAKATILLRLQRPLQAVGELEQVFAQDPDDAAALVLFGQALAALGEFAFAVDRFERALQVAPRYAPAYRYMASALCMQRMDDAALVCLRAARALRPDWPLAWLDEAGIRLRRGELARGFDAYEWRDSARFAARQGEHYWNGDEAIDTRSILVLAEQGLGDTLQFVRYLPRLAALARDVVVEVQPPLLRLVAAQAARWGVRVIQQGDPRPQTDRFTLLMSLPHALRTRLDTIPAEIPYLAASSAAPARAPAKGRDVPTAAVPARPPLRVGIVPSGNPHFADDALRSMPLAVLAPVLSVPGVETVLLQPVVRDADRQWAAKHAPELRMPPLDGDFLDTAACVAALDLVISVDTAVAHLAGALGRPVWILLPYLSDWRWMSERRDSPWYPTATLFRQAVPRDWRGVVDATRDALVALVALVEARSGACAA, via the coding sequence ATGTCACCGGACCTGTGCGGTTTGCCGTTTCCGCTTCCCGACGCCCGGGCCGGGGCCGCGCCTTTCGTCGCATTCTGCGAGGCGATGGCGGCGGCATCGGACGATGCGGGAAGCGACGGCGCCACGCGAAGCCTGCCCGATGGCTTCTCACTGCGAACCCTGGCGACCTTGCGCCGTCTCGCCCACGAGCGGGCAGCGCAGGGGCACGCCGACGAGGCATTCGGCCTTTTCAAGACCGTGACGGCGTGTCTTGCGCCGGGCGATGCGCTGGCGCTCATCCGCGTCGAGCATGCGTTCACTCTCGCGCACTTCGCGCTGCACGAGCAGGCGCTCGCGGTGTTCGATGCGGCCATCGCGGTGACCGCGGCGCGGAACTGGCGCATGGCGGCGCTGGCGGGCAAGGCCATGTGCCTGGTGGCGGTGACGCGTTCCGAGGACGCCCTGGCCTTGCTGGACCGGCATGCCGACCTGCCGCGAGCGGAACGGCATGCCGGCGCGCTCGCGCTGTGGGGCCTCGCGCGTACCCGTGTCTTTCTGGGGCTGCACCGTCCGCTGGACGCGATGGACGCCGTCACAGAGGTGCTGCAACGGGCGCCGTGGGACACCGCCGCGCTGCTGGCGAAGGCCACCATCCTGCTGCGTCTGCAGCGGCCCCTGCAGGCGGTGGGAGAACTGGAACAGGTGTTCGCGCAGGATCCGGACGATGCCGCGGCGCTCGTGCTGTTTGGACAGGCGCTGGCGGCGCTGGGCGAGTTCGCCTTCGCCGTCGATCGCTTCGAACGCGCGCTGCAGGTCGCCCCGCGTTATGCCCCGGCGTATCGCTACATGGCGAGTGCGCTGTGCATGCAGCGCATGGACGACGCGGCGCTGGTCTGTTTGCGTGCCGCGCGGGCGCTGCGGCCGGACTGGCCGCTGGCCTGGCTCGACGAGGCGGGAATACGGCTGCGCCGCGGTGAACTGGCACGGGGCTTCGACGCCTACGAGTGGCGCGACAGCGCGCGTTTCGCCGCGCGGCAGGGCGAACACTACTGGAACGGCGACGAGGCGATCGACACGCGTTCGATCCTGGTGCTGGCCGAACAGGGGTTGGGCGACACATTGCAGTTCGTGCGCTATCTGCCGCGCCTGGCCGCGCTCGCCCGCGACGTGGTGGTGGAGGTTCAGCCGCCGCTGCTGCGACTGGTCGCGGCGCAGGCCGCGCGCTGGGGCGTGCGAGTGATCCAGCAAGGCGATCCGCGCCCGCAGACCGACCGTTTCACGCTCTTGATGTCATTGCCGCATGCATTGCGTACGCGACTGGACACCATTCCCGCCGAGATTCCGTATCTGGCGGCGTCTTCCGCTGCCCCGGCTCGGGCGCCGGCCAAGGGCCGGGACGTGCCCACGGCCGCCGTTCCGGCCCGGCCCCCGTTGCGCGTGGGGATCGTGCCGTCGGGCAATCCCCATTTCGCCGACGACGCGCTGCGCTCGATGCCGCTCGCGGTGCTCGCGCCGGTCCTGAGCGTCCCGGGCGTCGAGACGGTGCTGTTGCAGCCCGTGGTGCGCGATGCCGATCGGCAGTGGGCGGCGAAGCATGCGCCGGAACTGCGCATGCCGCCGCTCGACGGGGATTTTCTCGACACCGCCGCATGCGTCGCCGCGCTCGATCTGGTGATCTCGGTGGATACGGCGGTGGCGCACCTGGCCGGCGCGCTCGGGCGACCGGTCTGGATCCTGCTGCCCTACCTGTCCGACTGGCGCTGGATGAGCGAGCGCCGCGACAGCCCCTGGTATCCGACCGCGACGTTGTTCCGGCAGGCCGTCCCGCGCGACTGGCGCGGCGTGGTCGACGCAACGCGCGACGCGCTGGTCGCCCTGGTCGCCCTTGTGGAGGCACGCAGCGGCGCATGCGCTGCCTGA
- a CDS encoding sensor histidine kinase, giving the protein MSSEKTTGFRVRPAGDGHAPTYFRDAGHRDAGHRVAGHRDAGRRNRAAVTLSAACVAARDAERRLLAREIHDELGAELTALRYALARVATSVPDNAAATCAAALAAADSALDAAFAASHRLIQQRGVLPGRGELGDTMRAWISSFAERVGLSASFDYHADPALGPLDDASALALLRITQEALNNVARHARASIVTVRLSVTPSGATLVVRDNGRGMDPDRVKTSQAARSASASALRGARRDAYASHGLGLAGMRERCDALGGRFAITSRPGDGVELRASLPCAARTPRTSGRVGRPGRAGPHDTP; this is encoded by the coding sequence TTGTCTTCTGAAAAAACCACCGGCTTCAGGGTCCGCCCCGCCGGGGACGGACATGCGCCGACATACTTCCGGGACGCCGGTCATCGGGACGCCGGCCACCGGGTTGCCGGCCACCGTGACGCCGGCCGTCGCAACCGCGCCGCCGTCACGCTGAGCGCTGCGTGCGTGGCGGCGCGCGATGCCGAACGGCGCCTGCTGGCCCGCGAGATCCATGACGAACTCGGCGCCGAACTGACCGCCCTGCGCTATGCGCTGGCCCGGGTCGCGACATCGGTACCCGACAACGCGGCGGCCACGTGCGCCGCCGCGCTCGCGGCGGCCGACAGCGCGCTCGATGCGGCTTTCGCGGCGAGTCACCGTTTGATACAGCAGCGCGGCGTCCTGCCCGGCCGGGGTGAGCTGGGCGACACGATGCGCGCATGGATCTCCTCGTTCGCGGAACGCGTCGGCCTGAGCGCATCCTTCGACTATCATGCGGACCCGGCGCTGGGGCCGCTCGACGATGCCAGCGCGCTGGCGTTGTTACGCATCACGCAGGAGGCGCTGAACAATGTCGCCCGGCATGCACGGGCCAGCATCGTCACCGTCCGTCTGAGCGTCACGCCCTCCGGCGCGACGCTCGTGGTCCGCGACAACGGCCGCGGCATGGATCCGGACAGGGTCAAGACTTCGCAGGCGGCCCGCAGCGCCAGTGCATCCGCCCTGCGCGGCGCCAGGCGGGATGCATACGCGTCGCACGGGCTGGGGCTGGCGGGCATGCGCGAACGCTGCGACGCCCTGGGCGGCCGGTTCGCGATCACGAGCCGGCCCGGCGACGGGGTCGAACTGCGGGCCTCGCTGCCCTGCGCCGCACGCACGCCCCGTACGTCCGGCCGCGTCGGGCGACCGGGTCGCGCCGGACCGCATGACACGCCGTAA
- a CDS encoding response regulator → MSRILLVDDHAAIRQGIAQLLVSRGLFTEAVEAATGAEALAHIERGEWTMVLLDISLPDMSGVEVLRRIKRRVPTVPVLMFSMYREDQYAVRALKAGASGYLSKTASAAELATAMSQIAAGRKYVSASLAEALADYVSTDVDQLPHEKLSNREYQTLCMLGSGKRLTDVANVLSLSVKTVSVYRSRLLEKLGLANNAELTYYVMRNQLVDLGANHSNAA, encoded by the coding sequence ATGTCAAGAATACTATTGGTCGACGACCACGCCGCGATCAGGCAAGGAATTGCCCAGTTGCTCGTTTCCCGGGGTTTGTTCACCGAGGCGGTGGAAGCCGCGACCGGTGCGGAAGCGCTCGCGCACATCGAACGCGGCGAATGGACGATGGTCCTGCTCGACATCTCGCTGCCCGACATGAGCGGTGTCGAGGTGCTGCGCCGCATCAAGCGGCGCGTGCCCACGGTGCCGGTGCTGATGTTCTCGATGTATCGCGAGGATCAGTACGCGGTGCGGGCGCTGAAGGCCGGCGCGTCGGGCTACTTGTCGAAAACCGCGAGCGCCGCGGAACTCGCCACCGCGATGAGTCAGATCGCGGCGGGGCGAAAATACGTCAGCGCTTCGCTCGCCGAAGCCCTGGCGGACTACGTTTCGACCGACGTCGACCAGCTTCCCCACGAGAAGCTGTCGAACCGCGAATACCAGACCCTGTGCATGCTCGGCTCCGGCAAGCGGCTCACCGACGTCGCCAACGTGCTGTCGCTGTCCGTCAAGACCGTCAGCGTGTACCGGTCGCGCCTGCTGGAAAAGCTGGGCCTGGCGAACAACGCCGAGTTGACCTATTACGTGATGCGCAATCAACTGGTGGACCTGGGCGCCAACCACAGCAACGCGGCCTGA